From Pseudostreptobacillus hongkongensis:
CAATTTATTGAAGATTTAAAAGCAATGACAGTATTAGAATTAAAAGAAGTAGTAGAAGCTATAGAAGAAACTTTTGGAGTATCAGCACAACCAGTTGCAGTAGCAGGTGGAGCAGTAGCTGCTGAAGCTGCTGAAGAAAAATCTGCTTTCGATGTAGTATTAACAGGAGCAGGAGCTAACAAAATAGCAGTTATTAAAGAAGTAAGAGCAATCACTGGACTTGGATTAAAAGAAGCTAAAGAATTAGTTGATAACGGTGGAAAAGTTAAAGAAGGAGCTTCAAAAGAAGAAGCAGAAGATATTAAAGGTAAATTAGAAGCAGCAGGAGCTTCAGTTGAATTAAAATAATAATTCGAAAATAATGAAATAGACATCCGCTATTTTGCGAGATGTCTTTTTCCACATTAATAAGCACAATTCAAAATCAAATCGTTACTTTGGTAGTTTTCACATTTAATATACTCATTAAATGTTCGTAATTTCATATATCAAGGTATATTTCATAGGAGGATTTTATTAAATGAATAAAAAACTAATTAATAGATATAGTTTTGGTAAAATAAAAGATAGGGGAGAAATGCCTAATTTTTTAGAGTTCCAATTAGATTCTTATGAAGATTTTTTACAAGTTAAAAAAGATTCTGTTAATAGAGATGATAAAGGACTAGAAGGAATATTTAGAGAAGTATTTCCAATTGAATCAGCTAATGGTACATTGAAATTAGAATACTTAGGATATGAAATTCATGATAATGATGAACCATTAAATGATGAGTTAGAATGTAAAAAAAGAGGTAAAACTTATTCTGGACAATTAAAAGTTAAACTAAGATTAACAAATAATAAAACTGGTGAAATTAAAGAAACTTTAGTTCATTTTGGAGATATACCTTTAATGACTGATAAAGCTACATTTATAATCAATGGAGCAGAAAGGGTTGTGGTTTCACAATTACATAGATCACCTGGTATAACTTTTAATAAAGAACTAAACATGCAAACTGGTAAAGATATTTATATAGGTAAAATTATACCATATAAAGGGACTTGGCTTGAGTTTGAAACAGATAAGAATGATGTATTAAATGTGAAAATTGACAGAAAGAAAAAAGTATTAGTTTCTGTATTCTTAAAAGCATTAAAATTCTTTGAAAGTAATTCACAAATTATGGATGAATTCTTTGAAGTTAAAACAGTTAATATAGCTGAAATACTTAAAAAGTATAAGGATATAGAAGAAACTAGAAGTGTTTTAAGAACAGAAATTGAAGGTTCATTTATAAAAGAAGATATAATAGATGAAAAAACTGGAGAAATTCTAGTAGAATCTGAATACTATATAGATGAAATAACTATAGATACTTTAATAGAAAATAATATTTCTGAAATAGAAATTTGGGAAGTAAAACCTGAAGATAGAATGATAGCTAAAGCTATTAAAGAAGATCAAACTAAGACTTCAGATGAAGCAGTAGTTGAAGTATTTAAAAAATTAAAACCTGGGGATATAGTTACAGTAGAAAGTGCATATAATTTAATAATACCTATGTTCTTTAATCCTCAAAGATATGATTTTGCACCTGTTGGAAGATATAAGATCAATAAGAGATTAAAATTATCAGGTGAAATAAATGATGATGAAATAGTTCTTGCAAAAAGAGATGTAATAGAAACAATTAATTATTTAAAAGTTCTATATAACGGTGGTGGAACTACAGATGATATAGATAATTTATCAAATAGACGTGTTAGAGGA
This genomic window contains:
- the rplL gene encoding 50S ribosomal protein L7/L12 — its product is MAFNKEQFIEDLKAMTVLELKEVVEAIEETFGVSAQPVAVAGGAVAAEAAEEKSAFDVVLTGAGANKIAVIKEVRAITGLGLKEAKELVDNGGKVKEGASKEEAEDIKGKLEAAGASVELK